One genomic window of Glycine soja cultivar W05 chromosome 9, ASM419377v2, whole genome shotgun sequence includes the following:
- the LOC114368415 gene encoding uncharacterized protein LOC114368415, which translates to MFLKSVDDSDFVKIGEKLFELLDAIVEEVREENVVQVVTDNGSNYVLVGKLLEEKRKHIYWTPCAAHCIDLMLEDIGKLPLTRKTIRRGINLVEFTYAHSSTLSLLRNFTNKRELVRHAITIFATSYLTLERLHKEKVNIRMMFTYDEWTLNKLSKEPKGKEAAKVVLMPSFWNSVVYTLKVMAQLVKVLRLVDGERKPAMSYIYEAMDKAKETIIMSFNNNESKYKDAFAIIDKRWNCQLHRPLHPAAHFLNPEFFYDNTDLEFDFEVTNGFFECIKKLIPQFDVQ; encoded by the coding sequence ATGTTTTTGAAGTCTGTTGATGACTCTGATTTTGTAAAGATAGGTGAAAAGCTTTTTGAGTTGCTTGATGCCATTGTGGAGGAAGTTAGAGAAGAGAATGTTGTTCAAGTTGTAACCGATAATGGGAGCAACTATGTTTTAGTGGGTAAGTTGTTGGAGGAGAAAAGGAAACATATTTATTGGACTCCTTGTGCAGCTCATTGTATTGATTTGATGCTTGAAGATATTGGGAAGCTTCCCTTGACAAGGAAGACAATTAGAAGGGGAATCAATCTAGTTGAGTTTACCTATGCCCATTCTAGTACCTTAAGTTTGTTGAGAAATTTTACAAACAAGAGGGAATTGGTGAGACATGCTATTACTATATTTGCCACTTCTTATCTAACCTTGGAAAGGCTCCACAAAGAGAAAGTCAATATTAGAATGATGTTTACTTATGATgaatggaccttgaacaagctatCTAAGGAGCCTAAGGGAAAAGAAGCTGCAAAGGTAGTGCTCATGCCTTCTTTTTGGAATAGTGTGGTTTACACTCTTAAAGTCATGGCTCAACTTGTGAAAGTGCTTCGTCTTGTGGATGGTGAAAGGAAACCAGCCATGAGCTATATTTATGAAGCAATGGACAAggcaaaagaaacaattatcaTGTCTTTCAACAACAATGAAAGCAAGTACAAAGATGCGTTTGCAATCATTGATAAAAGATGGAATTGTCAGCTTCATAGGCCATTGCATCCAGCTGCCCACTTCTTAAATCCAGAGTTCTTTTATGACAACACTGacttggagtttgattttgaggtCACCAATGGTTTTTTTGAGTGCATTAAGAAGTTGATTCCACAATTTGATGTGCAATAG